One window from the genome of Pseudanabaena yagii GIHE-NHR1 encodes:
- a CDS encoding superoxide dismutase translates to MAFELPPLPYAQDALAASGMSAETLSFHYGKHHKAYVDNLNNLIKDTDLADKSLEEIIKISYKEGKAGIFNNAAQVWNHTFYWNGIKPAGGGAPTGALLDAINASFGSLDNFKTEFKNAGATQFGSGWAWLVAEGGALKITKTPNAENPLIHEGQVPLLTMDVWEHAYYLDFQNSRPNFMANFVEKLINWDFVAANFAAA, encoded by the coding sequence ATGGCATTTGAACTCCCACCTTTACCCTATGCCCAAGATGCTCTAGCAGCTTCGGGTATGTCTGCTGAGACCCTATCATTTCACTATGGCAAACACCATAAAGCGTATGTTGATAACCTCAACAACCTGATTAAAGATACAGATCTTGCTGACAAATCCTTAGAAGAAATCATCAAGATTAGCTACAAAGAAGGCAAAGCAGGAATCTTCAATAATGCTGCTCAAGTATGGAATCATACCTTCTACTGGAATGGTATTAAGCCTGCTGGTGGTGGCGCTCCTACTGGTGCTTTGTTAGATGCCATCAATGCGAGCTTTGGTAGCTTAGATAACTTTAAGACCGAATTTAAAAATGCTGGTGCTACTCAATTTGGTAGCGGCTGGGCATGGTTGGTTGCTGAAGGCGGTGCTTTGAAGATTACCAAAACACCTAACGCTGAAAATCCTCTAATTCACGAAGGTCAAGTTCCTTTGTTAACAATGGATGTTTGGGAACATGCTTACTATTTGGACTTCCAAAATAGCCGTCCTAACTTCATGGCTAACTTTGTTGAAAAGCTAATCAACTGGGATTTCGTTGCTGCTAACTTCGCAGCCGCCTAG
- a CDS encoding Uma2 family endonuclease, with protein MPLLQTKTPLDTWLAVPWEEFVNIADAPDSNKLKSYYYNGKMRLENMSTGSDHSNDHALIMFAIAFFSAHQRIPMTAKDGCSYRKSGHTEFQPDASYYVGDKADVIPWGTRIIDLEQYPLPDLVIEISDTSISDDLGTKRLQYEELGISEYWIVNVQTMQIFAFTIAIDGSTKRIRESLILTGMKLEILEQALQRSRQENQSVTMAWLMEQFK; from the coding sequence ATGCCCCTACTGCAAACCAAAACGCCTCTAGATACTTGGCTAGCTGTGCCTTGGGAAGAATTTGTGAATATTGCCGATGCCCCAGACTCCAACAAGCTTAAAAGCTACTATTACAACGGCAAGATGAGGTTGGAAAATATGTCCACAGGCTCCGATCATTCCAATGATCATGCATTGATTATGTTTGCTATTGCATTTTTTTCGGCTCATCAGCGTATACCGATGACTGCAAAAGATGGTTGCTCTTATCGGAAAAGTGGGCATACAGAATTTCAGCCTGATGCATCGTACTACGTTGGTGATAAAGCCGATGTTATACCTTGGGGAACCAGAATCATTGATTTAGAGCAATACCCATTACCCGATCTAGTTATTGAAATATCGGATACTTCTATCTCCGATGACTTAGGCACAAAGCGACTGCAATATGAGGAACTTGGTATTTCAGAATATTGGATTGTGAATGTTCAGACTATGCAAATTTTTGCTTTTACAATTGCGATCGATGGCAGCACTAAGCGGATTCGGGAATCCTTAATATTGACAGGAATGAAGTTGGAAATTTTGGAACAAGCCCTGCAACGCAGTCGCCAAGAAAACCAGTCCGTCACAATGGCTTGGCTAATGGAGCAGTTTAAATAG
- a CDS encoding S-(hydroxymethyl)glutathione dehydrogenase/class III alcohol dehydrogenase translates to MDVKAAVAFAAGQPLKIETVQLDPPRAGEVLVEIKATGVCHTDAFTLSGADPEGLFPTILGHEGAGVVVEVGAGVTSLKAGDRVIPLYTPECRNCSYCLSGKTNLCQAIRVTQGQGLMPDGTSRFSINGEKIHHYMGTSTFANYTVLPEIALAKIREDAPFEKVCYIGCGVTTGIGAVINTAKVEYGSNVVVFGLGGIGLNVIQASRMVGANMIVGVDINPKKRVLAEKMGMTHFVNPKEVEGDLVPYLVDLTKGGADYSFECIGRTETMRQALECCHKGWGVSVIIGVAGAGQEISTRPFQLVTGRVWKGTAFGGAKGRTDVPKIVDWYMEGKIDIDSLITNVMPIEQINEAFDMMHRGDAIRTVLTF, encoded by the coding sequence ATGGATGTAAAAGCCGCAGTCGCCTTCGCCGCAGGACAACCTCTTAAAATTGAGACAGTACAACTAGATCCCCCCAGAGCAGGAGAAGTACTCGTCGAGATTAAAGCCACAGGAGTCTGTCACACTGACGCATTCACCCTTTCAGGAGCCGACCCAGAAGGATTATTTCCTACGATCCTCGGACATGAAGGTGCAGGTGTCGTCGTCGAAGTAGGCGCAGGGGTGACTTCTCTGAAGGCAGGCGATCGCGTAATTCCTCTCTACACTCCCGAATGTCGTAACTGCTCCTATTGCCTCAGTGGTAAAACCAACCTCTGCCAAGCAATCCGTGTCACCCAAGGTCAAGGCTTAATGCCCGATGGAACTAGCCGATTTTCCATTAATGGTGAAAAAATTCATCATTATATGGGAACCTCTACCTTTGCGAACTATACTGTTCTCCCTGAAATCGCGTTAGCCAAGATTCGTGAGGATGCACCTTTCGAGAAGGTCTGCTACATCGGTTGTGGTGTGACCACTGGCATCGGTGCGGTAATTAATACCGCAAAAGTTGAATATGGCTCGAATGTCGTTGTCTTTGGCTTAGGGGGCATCGGCTTAAACGTAATCCAAGCAAGTCGCATGGTCGGCGCAAATATGATCGTCGGCGTAGATATAAATCCTAAAAAACGTGTGCTTGCAGAAAAGATGGGTATGACCCATTTCGTCAATCCCAAGGAAGTCGAAGGCGATCTCGTTCCCTATCTTGTTGATTTAACCAAAGGCGGCGCAGACTATAGCTTTGAATGCATCGGTAGAACAGAGACGATGCGCCAAGCACTCGAATGCTGTCACAAGGGTTGGGGCGTGAGTGTGATTATCGGTGTGGCAGGTGCAGGTCAAGAAATCAGTACCCGACCATTTCAGTTAGTTACAGGTCGGGTCTGGAAAGGTACTGCCTTTGGCGGCGCAAAGGGCAGAACTGATGTTCCCAAAATCGTCGATTGGTATATGGAAGGCAAAATCGATATCGATAGTTTAATTACGAATGTCATGCCAATTGAGCAGATCAATGAGGCTTTCGATATGATGCACAGAGGCGATGCCATTCGCACAGTACTGACTTTTTAG
- a CDS encoding class I SAM-dependent methyltransferase, which produces MTDPQSKLLDKIRQQFDSSPYPRIPLDKSPKDSPNELYIHNLVTSFYLRDQKVIDTKDKYILDAGCGSGYKSLILAEANPDAKIVGVDISAESIKLAEQRLKYHGFDNAEFHVLSIEDLAQLKYQFDYINCDEMLYLFPEPAEALRAMKTVLKPEGIIRSNLHSIEQRSSVYRAQKMFKMMGLMDENPEDLEIEVVVETMQALKDNVLLKFQTWNSNYTSKENKEDILMNHLFQGDKGYTVSDMFKFLELAGLEFISMVNWREWDFRDLFKESDNLPIFWSMSLPDISIEERLKIYELLNPVHRLLDFWCGHPQASSTFIPFSEYSDTDWQKVNVYLHPQLQTLKFKEDLLACVTECRSFNISQHLSINNQFISIDSAIAMCLLPLLDAPQNMISLIDFWMHLRPVNPATLKFTDLESSFQLIKKTLLFLEALDYLMLEI; this is translated from the coding sequence ATGACTGATCCCCAATCTAAATTATTAGACAAAATTCGTCAACAGTTTGACAGTAGTCCTTATCCTCGTATTCCACTAGATAAGTCTCCTAAAGATAGTCCTAATGAGTTATACATTCATAACTTAGTGACTTCTTTCTATTTGAGAGACCAGAAAGTTATTGATACAAAAGATAAATATATTTTAGATGCAGGATGTGGCTCTGGTTATAAATCCTTGATTTTAGCTGAAGCAAATCCTGACGCAAAAATAGTAGGGGTGGATATATCCGCAGAGTCAATTAAATTAGCTGAACAGCGTTTAAAATATCATGGTTTCGATAACGCTGAGTTCCATGTTCTATCTATAGAAGATTTAGCTCAATTGAAATATCAATTTGACTACATAAACTGTGATGAAATGCTCTATCTTTTCCCTGAGCCTGCTGAAGCTCTTAGGGCTATGAAAACAGTATTAAAACCAGAGGGAATTATTCGTAGCAATTTGCATAGTATAGAGCAAAGGTCTAGCGTTTATCGTGCTCAAAAGATGTTTAAGATGATGGGATTGATGGATGAAAATCCTGAAGATCTAGAAATCGAAGTTGTTGTTGAAACAATGCAAGCCCTAAAAGATAATGTCCTTCTTAAGTTTCAAACTTGGAATTCAAACTACACAAGCAAGGAAAATAAAGAAGACATTTTAATGAATCATTTGTTCCAAGGAGATAAAGGCTATACAGTCTCGGATATGTTTAAATTTTTAGAACTAGCTGGTTTAGAGTTTATTAGCATGGTGAATTGGCGTGAATGGGACTTTAGGGACTTATTTAAAGAATCAGATAATTTACCTATATTTTGGTCTATGAGCTTACCAGATATATCTATTGAGGAACGATTGAAAATATACGAGTTGCTTAATCCAGTTCATCGATTACTAGACTTTTGGTGTGGTCATCCCCAAGCATCGTCAACATTTATTCCTTTTTCGGAATATTCTGATACAGATTGGCAGAAAGTAAACGTTTATCTTCATCCTCAATTACAGACTCTTAAATTTAAGGAAGATTTACTAGCTTGTGTGACAGAATGTAGAAGTTTTAACATAAGTCAACATCTATCAATAAATAATCAATTTATTAGTATTGATAGTGCAATCGCTATGTGTTTATTACCTCTATTAGATGCACCACAGAATATGATATCTTTAATAGACTTTTGGATGCATTTAAGACCTGTTAATCCAGCAACTTTAAAGTTTACAGATCTGGAAAGCTCATTTCAACTTATAAAGAAAACATTATTATTTCTGGAAGCGCTTGACTATCTTATGTTAGAAATTTAA
- a CDS encoding class I SAM-dependent methyltransferase has protein sequence MKLHIGGQEQHPDWKIFDIEEREEVDYVGDASDLSQFEDESIEAIYASHVLEHFYYALNHELSFTLLEWFRVLKKGGELMISVPDLRRLCWLYSRPDITIQDRIAIMRMIFGGQVNQYDVHKVGLDFDILCYYLSEAGFTECRRVPEFNIFQNDCSTVQVFGNLISLNVIVVK, from the coding sequence ATGAAACTGCATATTGGTGGACAAGAACAACATCCCGACTGGAAAATCTTTGACATTGAAGAAAGAGAGGAAGTGGATTATGTGGGAGATGCTTCGGATTTGAGTCAATTTGAAGATGAATCAATTGAAGCAATATATGCAAGTCATGTTCTTGAGCATTTTTATTATGCGCTCAATCACGAATTATCGTTTACCTTGTTAGAATGGTTTCGAGTACTTAAGAAAGGTGGTGAGCTAATGATAAGTGTCCCCGATCTTAGAAGGTTATGTTGGCTCTATTCAAGACCAGATATCACTATTCAAGATCGCATAGCGATTATGAGAATGATATTTGGTGGACAAGTTAATCAATATGATGTTCATAAGGTGGGATTGGATTTTGACATTTTATGCTATTACTTATCAGAAGCTGGATTTACTGAATGTCGTAGAGTACCTGAGTTTAATATATTTCAAAACGATTGTAGTACTGTACAGGTATTTGGTAATTTGATTAGTCTTAATGTAATTGTAGTAAAATAG
- a CDS encoding glycosyltransferase family 2 protein, protein MIVKNESKNLARCLDSVHSIVDEIIIVDTGSEDNTKEIALSYGANVYEYEWCDDFASARNFAISYARGEWILSLDADEEINLTTDLSIYLKSLSLSILCNMIYRYQVISDSDKFIEEGYYFRLFRRDQNLSFKGRLHEQLFYKNRPIFEQEINHSIKEQIFIKHYGDADGNSLRKCREFYIPMLERIASKEPLSWMLMYYLYGYYRDVGEIEKSLQCSEQVIERLIPYIISGQKPLDFVFVPTWLITLCQTYFNNEDLESLFAILPRSLQWCDRSPHILNLAGRTLSSLGFHLGAIAYLQVSLDCYIHKTYNSNLSCQFETFSTSFDFLAAEAFYLQGCCYIALNKLDEAVISLEQCLLTNCEFSDAREKIFNDAREKIFLIKKNY, encoded by the coding sequence ATGATCGTTAAGAATGAATCAAAAAACTTAGCTAGATGTTTAGATAGTGTTCATAGCATAGTTGATGAAATTATTATAGTTGATACAGGATCAGAAGATAACACCAAAGAAATTGCTCTTTCATACGGTGCAAATGTTTATGAATATGAATGGTGTGATGATTTCGCATCTGCAAGGAACTTTGCTATCAGTTATGCAAGAGGTGAATGGATATTATCTTTAGATGCTGACGAAGAAATTAATTTAACTACAGACTTAAGTATTTACCTGAAATCGCTAAGTCTTTCAATTCTCTGTAATATGATTTATAGATATCAAGTTATTTCTGATTCTGATAAATTTATAGAAGAAGGATACTATTTTCGTTTGTTTCGACGCGATCAAAATTTGTCATTTAAGGGGAGGCTCCATGAACAACTTTTTTATAAAAATCGCCCAATATTTGAACAAGAGATTAATCATTCAATTAAAGAACAGATTTTTATCAAACATTATGGAGATGCAGATGGTAATTCTTTAAGAAAATGTCGTGAATTTTATATTCCTATGCTAGAAAGAATCGCTAGCAAGGAACCACTAAGTTGGATGCTAATGTACTACTTATACGGATACTATAGGGATGTAGGAGAAATAGAAAAATCTTTACAGTGTAGCGAGCAAGTTATTGAAAGATTAATTCCTTACATCATATCAGGGCAAAAACCATTAGATTTTGTTTTTGTTCCTACTTGGTTAATTACACTATGTCAAACCTATTTTAATAATGAAGATTTAGAAAGTCTTTTTGCAATTCTTCCAAGATCTTTACAATGGTGTGATAGATCTCCTCATATCCTCAATTTGGCTGGAAGAACGCTATCCTCGCTTGGATTTCATTTGGGAGCTATTGCCTATTTGCAAGTTTCTTTAGATTGTTATATACACAAAACTTATAACTCCAATTTATCTTGCCAATTTGAGACTTTTAGTACTTCTTTTGACTTTTTAGCTGCTGAAGCATTTTATTTGCAAGGATGCTGCTACATAGCCTTAAATAAATTAGATGAAGCAGTTATATCATTAGAACAGTGCTTATTAACTAATTGTGAGTTTTCTGATGCTAGAGAAAAAATTTTCAATGATGCTAGAGAGAAAATATTCTTGATCAAGAAAAATTATTGA
- a CDS encoding FkbM family methyltransferase: MASQNIIQITDSEVKVIQQFISSGDVVFDVGANVGNWSFQVLSNHNSVEIHMFEAIPQNYYTLIKNYADILREGNIFPNNIALSNCEKIQDCYFYSQDPALSTMYRRLGVEQLLNLAPPTKFSLPTITLDTYCQQRNIHHINFLKIDVEGAELDVLMGAIQFLKKGSIDIIQFEYGGTYQDAGITLQQIYELLEENHYFVFKIEDEDIEFIPVFSSEYEDYQYSNFLAISDRICSLLMGEDGIMLNINELCSKYNVEPHGVIHIGAHEGQEVADYIAMNVSKMILIEANPEVYERLQNNLANYEIQDIYSINCAVSNYEGVAQLHITSSDQSSSLLPLKIHSQIYPQITEEKLIEVPCKTLDVLLHELSIDLRQYNLLNIDIQGAELLALEGAKQTLNFIDAINIEVNYDELYEGCSLVHELDKLLDTYGFERIITTSPYHRSWGDAFYIKKPIVVMSTIGNNGRFANQLFQYAFLRIYAKNHNLRIATSPWIGQTIFGHAETNEVFKPYQLSVVRDLDNSYEDLAKSLLPNATPLHVNVDFIGYFQYHTKYYSPHKELFRSLFKPVPIIASAMNLALERLQSFGKTIVGLHLRRGDYGHGIFFTAPTQWYRDWLEGFWDTLEDPVLFIASDDINSVISDFSDYMPITSKDLDIDITDKQLEDFYPDFYLLSHCNVVAISNSSFSFAACMLNEVGNIFVRPHLPSKKLISFDPWNSNVLLNDSVDIDSLTL, encoded by the coding sequence ATGGCTTCTCAAAATATTATACAAATCACTGATAGTGAAGTTAAAGTTATCCAGCAATTTATCTCTTCTGGTGATGTTGTATTTGATGTTGGAGCAAATGTTGGTAATTGGTCTTTTCAAGTTTTATCCAATCATAATAGTGTAGAAATACATATGTTTGAGGCTATTCCTCAAAATTACTATACACTTATTAAAAATTATGCAGATATTCTAAGAGAAGGTAACATCTTTCCAAACAATATAGCTTTATCTAATTGCGAAAAGATTCAAGATTGCTATTTTTATTCTCAAGATCCTGCATTAAGTACTATGTATAGAAGATTAGGAGTAGAGCAGTTACTAAATTTGGCTCCTCCTACTAAATTCTCTTTACCTACGATAACACTAGATACATATTGCCAACAAAGGAACATTCATCATATTAACTTTTTGAAAATTGATGTAGAAGGTGCTGAGCTAGACGTATTGATGGGAGCTATCCAATTTTTGAAAAAAGGCTCTATAGATATAATTCAATTTGAGTATGGGGGGACGTATCAGGATGCGGGTATAACCTTGCAACAAATTTATGAACTTTTAGAGGAAAATCATTATTTTGTATTCAAGATTGAAGACGAAGATATAGAATTTATCCCAGTTTTTTCTTCAGAATATGAAGATTATCAATATAGTAATTTCTTGGCTATTAGCGATCGCATTTGCTCTTTGCTAATGGGTGAAGATGGAATAATGCTTAATATAAATGAACTTTGTTCTAAATATAATGTAGAACCACATGGGGTAATCCATATTGGTGCCCATGAAGGTCAGGAAGTAGCTGACTATATAGCGATGAATGTCTCCAAAATGATATTGATTGAGGCTAATCCAGAAGTATATGAACGGCTTCAAAATAATCTAGCCAATTATGAAATCCAAGATATCTATTCTATAAATTGCGCTGTTAGCAACTATGAAGGTGTAGCACAATTACATATTACTTCTTCTGATCAGAGTAGTTCACTTCTACCTTTAAAGATTCATAGCCAGATTTATCCTCAGATTACAGAAGAAAAGCTAATTGAAGTTCCATGTAAAACTTTAGATGTCCTATTACATGAGTTATCTATTGATTTGAGACAATATAATTTACTAAATATTGACATTCAGGGAGCCGAATTACTGGCTCTAGAGGGAGCTAAACAAACTTTAAACTTTATTGATGCAATTAATATTGAAGTTAACTATGATGAACTATATGAAGGTTGTAGTTTAGTACATGAATTAGATAAACTTCTAGATACTTACGGATTTGAGAGAATTATAACAACCTCGCCTTATCATAGAAGCTGGGGAGATGCTTTTTATATCAAAAAACCTATTGTTGTAATGTCCACTATTGGGAATAATGGACGTTTTGCGAATCAACTTTTTCAATATGCTTTTCTGAGAATATATGCTAAAAATCACAATCTTAGAATAGCTACATCACCTTGGATTGGACAGACAATTTTTGGACACGCTGAGACAAATGAGGTTTTCAAGCCTTATCAATTATCAGTAGTTAGAGATCTTGATAATAGTTATGAGGATCTGGCCAAATCACTTTTGCCAAATGCTACTCCTTTGCATGTTAATGTTGATTTTATAGGTTATTTTCAATATCATACTAAGTATTATTCACCACACAAAGAACTATTCCGATCGCTATTTAAACCAGTTCCGATAATTGCCTCAGCTATGAATTTAGCTTTGGAACGTTTGCAGTCTTTTGGTAAAACTATTGTTGGACTGCATTTGCGAAGAGGAGACTATGGACATGGGATATTTTTTACAGCTCCTACCCAATGGTATCGAGACTGGCTAGAAGGATTTTGGGATACTTTAGAAGACCCAGTCTTATTTATTGCTAGTGATGATATCAATAGTGTGATTTCAGACTTTAGTGACTACATGCCTATAACAAGTAAAGATTTAGATATAGATATAACTGATAAGCAATTAGAAGATTTTTATCCTGATTTCTATTTGCTTAGTCATTGCAATGTAGTAGCTATATCTAATAGCTCTTTCTCATTTGCCGCCTGTATGCTCAATGAAGTTGGCAATATTTTTGTACGTCCTCATTTACCTAGCAAAAAGTTAATTTCCTTTGATCCTTGGAACAGTAATGTCTTATTAAATGACAGCGTAGATATAGACAGTTTAACGCTTTAA
- the alr gene encoding alanine racemase, with the protein MLKQNHRAWVEVDLSAIQHNVRQLKAKLTAPTELMAIVKADAYGHGAIDVSQAAIEAGATWLGVATIPEGIQLRCAGITVPIVVLGATNGVDEIKAIAEYRLQPTISNSKQALIYHEVLSQTEERVPVHLKIDTGMSRLGVNWQEAIAFVQLVQHLPNLEIMSVYSHFATADDKDQTFMQLQTQRFQQVIASLKAEGICPPRIHICNTAAMLCDRQIHYDIVRTGLGIYGLYPAPHLKNLVDLQPALTVKARISQVKTITTGTSVSYGRSFIAPQDMTIATVAIGYADGIPRGLSNRIRVAVNGQKVAQIGTITMDQCAIDVTHVSNVNVGDVVTFLGGDSENTADYWANLLGTISWEILCGFKHRLPRINVMNAISIKSITNFI; encoded by the coding sequence ATGCTTAAGCAAAACCATCGAGCATGGGTGGAAGTCGATTTATCTGCGATTCAGCATAATGTGCGTCAACTAAAGGCTAAGCTAACTGCGCCAACAGAGTTAATGGCAATCGTCAAAGCAGATGCCTATGGACATGGAGCGATCGATGTTAGTCAAGCAGCGATCGAGGCGGGGGCGACTTGGTTAGGTGTTGCTACTATTCCTGAGGGCATCCAGTTGCGCTGTGCGGGAATCACTGTTCCCATTGTCGTGTTGGGGGCGACCAATGGTGTTGACGAAATTAAAGCGATCGCTGAGTATCGATTACAACCAACAATTTCTAATTCTAAGCAAGCCCTGATCTATCACGAAGTTCTCTCTCAAACCGAAGAACGGGTTCCTGTACATTTAAAAATTGATACAGGTATGTCTCGGTTAGGTGTGAATTGGCAAGAGGCGATCGCCTTTGTACAGTTAGTCCAACACTTGCCCAATTTAGAGATCATGAGTGTGTATTCACACTTTGCCACTGCCGATGACAAAGATCAGACCTTTATGCAGTTGCAAACTCAAAGATTTCAGCAAGTAATCGCATCTCTTAAGGCTGAAGGTATCTGCCCACCCCGTATTCACATTTGCAATACAGCCGCTATGCTATGCGATCGCCAAATTCATTATGACATTGTCCGAACAGGGCTGGGTATTTACGGACTATATCCCGCACCCCATCTCAAAAATCTGGTGGATTTACAGCCCGCCCTTACCGTGAAAGCTCGCATCTCCCAAGTCAAAACCATTACCACAGGTACAAGTGTGAGCTATGGTCGCTCATTCATTGCCCCGCAGGATATGACCATCGCAACCGTAGCGATCGGCTATGCCGATGGCATTCCCCGTGGTCTATCCAACCGTATTCGTGTAGCGGTTAATGGTCAAAAAGTTGCTCAGATTGGCACAATCACGATGGATCAATGTGCGATCGATGTGACCCATGTCTCAAATGTAAATGTTGGCGATGTCGTAACCTTCCTAGGCGGCGATTCCGAAAACACTGCCGATTACTGGGCAAATCTCCTCGGTACTATTTCATGGGAAATTCTCTGCGGATTCAAGCACCGTTTACCGCGTATTAACGTGATGAATGCGATCAGTATAAAATCAATAACTAACTTTATTTAA
- a CDS encoding family 10 glycosylhydrolase: protein MSKICHEYSFGNALWHSLWQIVRSRKHFLPFLFTIAFVTTLILPSLIPSLGSTAQVIAQTNQQKQQLNKQLIVPNSPSPAPVISRQEIRGVWLTSNDFTVFSDRKQLGQALQQLKQLNFNTIYPVVWASGYVMFPSTVAQNAGIQPFIYRGSEGQDIVADIITQAHQHNLLVMPWFEFGFMAPPTSELATTHPDWLTQERDGDTTSVTAAGEVAWLNPFHPEVQKFLTELVLEAVSNYDLDGIQFDDHTSLPKTFGYDRYTLNLYRQETKRDAPADPNDPDWVRWRANKITAFMANLNKAVKQRKPNLVFSVSPNYYEFAYKQQLQDWLGWVRQGIVDELIVQVYRNDLEDFRAQISRPEIAEVQNKISTGIGILSGLRNNNVPMSQIYSQAIATQERGLGISFFYYKSLWGYGPESVSDRQRDLQYLFRNPAPRFIARK from the coding sequence ATGTCTAAAATTTGTCATGAATATAGTTTCGGGAATGCTCTTTGGCATAGTCTCTGGCAAATTGTGCGATCGCGCAAGCATTTTTTGCCATTTCTTTTTACAATCGCTTTTGTTACTACTTTGATTTTACCTAGTCTGATCCCTTCTTTGGGATCGACGGCTCAAGTGATCGCCCAAACCAATCAACAAAAGCAGCAGCTCAATAAGCAATTAATAGTGCCAAATTCGCCAAGTCCAGCACCTGTGATATCAAGACAGGAAATTCGCGGCGTTTGGTTAACTAGTAATGACTTTACAGTGTTTAGCGATCGCAAACAGCTAGGGCAAGCACTCCAACAACTCAAGCAACTGAACTTCAATACCATTTATCCTGTTGTTTGGGCTTCGGGCTATGTGATGTTTCCTAGCACGGTTGCTCAAAATGCAGGGATTCAGCCCTTTATTTATCGAGGTTCTGAGGGGCAGGATATTGTTGCTGACATCATCACGCAGGCACACCAGCATAATTTATTAGTTATGCCTTGGTTTGAGTTTGGGTTTATGGCTCCTCCCACATCAGAACTTGCTACTACTCATCCTGACTGGCTCACCCAAGAGCGTGATGGTGATACTACTTCTGTGACTGCCGCAGGGGAAGTTGCATGGCTCAATCCCTTTCATCCTGAAGTCCAGAAATTTCTGACGGAGTTAGTCCTAGAAGCCGTTTCTAATTACGACCTAGATGGAATTCAGTTTGACGATCACACCAGCCTGCCTAAAACCTTTGGATACGATCGCTATACCCTCAATCTCTATCGTCAAGAAACGAAACGAGATGCACCTGCTGATCCCAATGATCCTGATTGGGTACGTTGGCGTGCTAATAAAATTACTGCATTCATGGCAAATTTGAATAAAGCTGTGAAGCAAAGAAAGCCCAATCTCGTTTTCTCAGTGTCTCCTAACTATTATGAATTTGCCTATAAGCAACAGTTGCAAGACTGGCTGGGCTGGGTACGTCAAGGGATTGTCGATGAGTTAATTGTGCAGGTCTATCGCAATGATCTAGAGGATTTCCGTGCTCAAATTAGTCGTCCTGAAATTGCTGAAGTCCAAAATAAAATTTCTACAGGTATCGGAATTCTGTCTGGACTCCGTAACAACAATGTCCCCATGTCACAGATTTACTCACAGGCGATCGCAACTCAAGAGCGCGGTTTAGGCATCTCCTTCTTTTATTACAAGAGTCTCTGGGGTTATGGTCCTGAATCGGTTAGCGATCGGCAAAGGGATTTACAATATCTCTTCCGCAACCCTGCCCCCAGATTTATTGCAAGAAAATAA